A stretch of the Haloarcula ordinaria genome encodes the following:
- a CDS encoding DNA double-strand break repair nuclease NurA: MTLDPVHVDGIAQLAGQVGKTVETSDQGAVAEDVWEHFLDPLWQDGTKILAPLDEQRRRRVTIEDVALESPPFPTQHGLDSGTINPTTFKNGLVLDVAQAAMSAVPSDVDLHRGRTIIMAVHTNDSTVQFDGDWRADDRGFARRRVLEVPQVDRYEQRVVHALALYLAESRHALSNADMVEDLFVLDGPIYPTGLLRWAERDSELADLLAEDDRPKTVVGNYIELVERFVERDVPLVGFVKNSASKALTRAVRRKTTAPWVNDTAFFRRVLERRGEDGSLARDCLTFTNWFVSRGGTDGVMAAGGDALGLERSLDSEAYEVTFFVLYDPRTDLVFRVEAPYAFTRDAERRERLTRQVLHDVAAERGPPLAVAKADELARIDRQGSEELTRRIEREFDTDREKEYDDERWGAVSEAF, from the coding sequence ATGACACTCGACCCGGTCCACGTCGACGGCATCGCGCAGCTGGCCGGCCAGGTCGGCAAGACCGTCGAGACGAGCGACCAGGGGGCAGTCGCCGAAGACGTCTGGGAGCACTTCTTGGACCCACTGTGGCAGGACGGGACGAAGATTCTGGCACCGCTCGACGAGCAGCGGCGCCGGAGAGTCACCATCGAGGACGTCGCACTGGAGTCCCCACCGTTCCCCACCCAACACGGCCTGGACTCGGGGACCATCAACCCGACGACGTTCAAGAACGGCCTCGTCCTGGACGTGGCACAGGCCGCGATGAGCGCCGTCCCCTCGGACGTCGACCTGCACCGGGGCCGGACCATCATCATGGCAGTCCACACGAACGACTCGACGGTGCAGTTCGACGGCGACTGGCGGGCCGACGACCGGGGGTTCGCCCGCCGGCGCGTGCTGGAGGTCCCCCAGGTCGACCGGTACGAACAGCGGGTCGTCCACGCGCTGGCGCTCTACCTGGCCGAGAGCAGACACGCCTTGAGCAACGCCGACATGGTCGAGGACCTGTTCGTCCTCGACGGGCCGATATACCCAACCGGGCTCCTGCGCTGGGCCGAGCGCGACTCGGAACTCGCGGACCTGTTGGCCGAGGACGACCGCCCGAAAACCGTCGTAGGAAACTACATCGAGCTCGTCGAGCGGTTCGTCGAACGAGACGTCCCGCTGGTCGGATTCGTCAAGAACTCGGCATCGAAGGCTCTCACGCGAGCCGTACGACGAAAGACTACGGCCCCCTGGGTGAACGATACGGCGTTTTTCCGTCGTGTGTTGGAACGCCGGGGCGAGGACGGCAGCCTGGCCCGCGACTGTCTGACCTTCACCAACTGGTTCGTCTCGCGGGGCGGGACGGACGGCGTGATGGCTGCCGGTGGCGACGCACTGGGGCTGGAGCGGTCGCTGGACTCCGAGGCATACGAGGTGACGTTCTTCGTCCTCTACGACCCCCGTACCGACCTCGTGTTCCGGGTCGAGGCACCTTACGCGTTCACGAGGGACGCCGAGCGCCGGGAACGACTGACCCGGCAGGTGCTCCACGACGTGGCGGCGGAGCGGGGTCCGCCGCTTGCCGTGGCGAAGGCCGACGAACTGGCCCGAATCGACCGTCAGGGGAGCGAGGAGCTCACGCGGCGTATCGAGCGCGAGTTCGACACCGACCGGGAGAAGGAGTACGACGACGAGCGGTGGGGTGCAGTCTCCGAGGCGTTCTGA
- a CDS encoding DUF7113 family protein, protein MLLIRGNAGGTGLTGTLFEPGEEPPSFKGAPDEGAPYVWVCDAFYEVESGGSTQQIGDRELRVAFESPMPRGFETREAAIDAAKEHVRTQFARVGVAAEDVEITVLQAEEAH, encoded by the coding sequence ATGTTGCTCATCCGAGGAAACGCCGGTGGGACGGGCCTCACCGGAACGTTGTTCGAACCGGGCGAGGAGCCCCCGTCGTTCAAGGGTGCGCCCGACGAAGGGGCGCCCTACGTCTGGGTCTGCGACGCCTTCTACGAGGTCGAGAGCGGCGGGAGCACTCAGCAAATCGGCGACCGCGAACTCAGAGTCGCCTTCGAATCGCCGATGCCCCGTGGGTTCGAGACTCGCGAAGCGGCCATCGACGCGGCCAAAGAACACGTCAGAACGCAGTTCGCTCGCGTCGGCGTCGCCGCCGAGGACGTCGAGATAACCGTCCTCCAGGCAGAGGAAGCCCACTGA
- a CDS encoding HalOD1 output domain-containing protein: MNQSPKRGVRKSLNDDGVPPAVSIVRTVADVAGVNVSELEPLEESVPADALNSVARNDGTQLYFEYEGYDVTLDGGDAFIVSESDATSVR, from the coding sequence ATGAATCAGTCCCCGAAACGCGGGGTGCGAAAGTCGCTGAACGACGACGGAGTGCCGCCCGCCGTCTCCATCGTCAGAACTGTCGCCGACGTCGCCGGTGTGAACGTGAGCGAACTCGAACCGCTCGAAGAGTCCGTTCCGGCCGACGCGCTGAACAGCGTCGCGAGGAACGACGGAACGCAGCTCTACTTCGAGTACGAGGGCTACGACGTCACCCTCGACGGCGGGGACGCCTTCATCGTTTCCGAGTCCGACGCGACCAGCGTTCGATAG
- a CDS encoding class I SAM-dependent methyltransferase has translation MGWEDPGTGVPETVRTALADQPVAGRTCLEAGAGVGNTTAGLLEAGARRVYAVTDDADHAATVRERCGDDDRLVVLRGDLRQTPLATDSVDLVTAHALCTVLDPPALADVVGELTRVAAPDCHLVVDDYAPLPVDAAMRRLVAVVNAASELADGRPALSFYPSTLLRRLFEGHGWRFDRETTLLDPVPWTAKHLRAHLVLVKQSTERLPPDLGDPLEQRADRLVDEVAATSVGTMYSLAFHQGT, from the coding sequence GTGGGCTGGGAGGACCCAGGGACGGGCGTCCCCGAGACGGTCAGAACCGCGCTGGCCGACCAGCCGGTGGCAGGACGAACCTGTCTGGAGGCGGGCGCCGGCGTCGGGAACACGACGGCCGGCCTCCTCGAAGCGGGCGCCCGGCGGGTCTACGCCGTCACCGACGACGCCGACCACGCGGCGACCGTTCGCGAGCGCTGCGGGGACGACGACCGCCTCGTCGTCCTCAGGGGCGACCTGAGACAGACGCCCCTTGCGACCGATTCTGTGGACCTCGTCACGGCCCACGCGCTGTGTACCGTCCTCGACCCGCCGGCACTCGCCGACGTTGTCGGGGAACTCACTCGTGTCGCCGCACCCGACTGCCACCTCGTCGTGGACGACTACGCCCCGCTGCCGGTCGACGCCGCGATGCGCCGATTGGTCGCCGTCGTGAACGCCGCGAGCGAACTCGCCGACGGTCGACCGGCCCTCTCGTTCTACCCGTCGACGCTCCTCCGCCGTCTCTTCGAGGGACACGGCTGGCGCTTCGACCGGGAGACGACACTGCTCGACCCGGTTCCGTGGACGGCGAAGCATCTGCGGGCGCATCTGGTCCTGGTCAAGCAGTCGACGGAGCGACTGCCGCCCGACCTCGGGGACCCGCTCGAACAGCGCGCCGACCGCCTCGTCGACGAGGTGGCGGCCACGTCGGTCGGGACGATGTACAGCCTCGCGTTCCACCAGGGGACGTGA
- a CDS encoding ABC transporter ATP-binding protein, producing MPSEDDAPAVELDGVTRRYGETTAVDDVSLAVEEGEFFTLVGPSGCGKTTTLRLLAGFEAPTAGTVRFGGESVAGVPPEDRDVGVVFQSYALFPHMTVGENVAYGLNFADPPGRVSTAQRVADLLDLVDLAGMTDRDPETLSGGQQQRVAIARALAPGPDVLLLDEPMSALDAKLRERLRVQVREIQAELGITTVYVTHDQEEALAISDRVAVMRAGAPEQVGSPRTIYREPATEFVAEFVGDNNVFTGEVRAVRDGIASVAVGGERLSVAVADTVSPGDRCTFCVRPETLTLGGGENTLTGTVRSAEFLGDVTRVHLGWGDREILVRTATQPSGEIRVGFEPGDAHVLQG from the coding sequence ATGCCCTCTGAGGACGACGCGCCCGCAGTCGAACTCGACGGCGTCACCAGGCGGTACGGCGAGACGACGGCCGTCGACGACGTCTCGCTGGCCGTCGAGGAGGGCGAGTTCTTCACCCTCGTCGGGCCCTCTGGCTGTGGCAAGACGACGACGCTCCGGCTGCTCGCGGGGTTCGAAGCACCGACGGCGGGGACGGTGCGCTTCGGCGGCGAGAGCGTCGCCGGCGTCCCCCCGGAGGACCGCGACGTCGGTGTCGTCTTCCAGAGCTACGCCCTGTTCCCGCACATGACCGTCGGCGAGAACGTCGCCTACGGCCTCAACTTCGCCGACCCGCCTGGCCGGGTCAGCACGGCGCAGCGCGTCGCCGACCTGCTGGACCTGGTCGACCTCGCCGGGATGACCGACCGGGACCCAGAGACGCTCTCCGGCGGCCAGCAGCAGCGCGTCGCCATCGCGCGGGCGCTCGCGCCCGGTCCGGACGTGCTCCTCCTCGACGAGCCGATGAGCGCGCTCGACGCGAAACTACGCGAGCGGCTCCGGGTCCAGGTGCGGGAGATTCAGGCGGAACTTGGCATCACCACGGTCTACGTCACTCACGACCAGGAGGAGGCGCTGGCCATCTCCGACCGGGTAGCGGTGATGCGCGCCGGCGCGCCCGAACAGGTCGGGTCGCCGCGGACCATCTACCGCGAGCCAGCCACCGAGTTCGTCGCCGAGTTCGTCGGCGACAACAACGTGTTCACGGGGGAGGTCCGAGCGGTGCGCGACGGCATCGCGTCGGTCGCCGTCGGCGGCGAACGTCTCTCGGTCGCCGTGGCTGACACCGTCTCCCCGGGTGACCGCTGTACGTTCTGCGTGCGCCCGGAGACGCTGACGCTCGGCGGTGGCGAGAACACGCTCACCGGCACGGTCCGGAGCGCGGAGTTCCTGGGCGACGTGACACGGGTCCACCTCGGCTGGGGAGACAGGGAGATACTCGTTCGGACGGCCACACAGCCGTCGGGGGAGATACGCGTCGGGTTCGAGCCGGGCGACGCACACGTCTTGCAGGGGTAA
- a CDS encoding DUF7522 family protein — translation MTRNILSEDLADSIVTTARTATGDSLRSVTYFTRANFEQLYLREDLERDADLNEFVGHEWQGYKQTKNAYQDSELGEYKFTVRAFENGYLLRVTTERQGVLITTDGLSMSSYEEIAEAIERLLREKSGKE, via the coding sequence ATGACCCGGAACATCCTCTCGGAGGACCTCGCCGATAGCATTGTCACGACGGCCCGGACGGCCACTGGCGACTCGCTACGCTCGGTGACGTACTTCACCCGGGCGAACTTCGAGCAGCTGTATCTGCGGGAGGACCTCGAACGCGACGCCGACCTGAACGAGTTCGTCGGCCACGAGTGGCAGGGCTACAAGCAGACCAAGAACGCCTACCAGGACTCCGAACTCGGGGAGTACAAGTTCACAGTGCGCGCGTTCGAGAACGGGTATCTGCTGCGGGTGACCACAGAGCGCCAGGGCGTGCTCATCACCACGGATGGACTCTCGATGAGTTCCTACGAGGAGATCGCCGAGGCTATCGAGCGCCTCCTGCGCGAGAAGTCCGGCAAGGAGTAA
- a CDS encoding TIGR00300 family protein, with protein MTVSREVELEGHIIDSGMMGACFGIIMDLGGSFTVEAFDIGRHKDEESYARLLVEADDEAALQTIVHELHQNGANPADPKDVSLQPAPADQVVPEGFYSTTNHPTFVRYEGEWLDVEHMEMDCAVVVEDGPDGPRAYTKVLNAVEEGDRIVTGDTGIKVEPPSRPRDTGGAFGFMRGGVSSERPSETTIENIATAIRETKREGGTVLAVCGPAVIHTGAREDLARLVREGYVDMLSAGNGFAVHDIERDLYGTSLGMDTESLDHPRHGHKHHIYAISEVIREGSIAAAVEAGTVESGVMYECVVNDRPFVLAGSIRDDGPLPDTITDAVEAQNAIREQAHEADMVLMLSTLLHSVAVGNCLPSTTRVVCVDINPATVTQLLDRGSAQAVGMVTDVGTFVPMLADKLIEGAPGT; from the coding sequence ATGACCGTCTCACGCGAGGTCGAGCTCGAGGGACACATCATCGACTCGGGAATGATGGGGGCCTGTTTCGGCATCATCATGGACCTCGGCGGGTCGTTCACCGTCGAGGCGTTCGACATCGGCCGGCACAAAGACGAGGAGTCCTACGCCCGCCTGCTCGTCGAAGCCGACGACGAGGCGGCGCTCCAGACTATCGTCCACGAACTCCACCAGAACGGGGCCAATCCGGCGGACCCGAAGGACGTCAGCCTCCAGCCGGCGCCGGCCGACCAGGTCGTCCCCGAGGGGTTCTACTCGACGACCAACCACCCGACGTTCGTCCGCTACGAGGGCGAGTGGCTCGACGTCGAGCACATGGAGATGGACTGTGCGGTGGTCGTCGAGGACGGGCCCGACGGACCGCGAGCGTACACGAAGGTCCTCAACGCCGTCGAGGAAGGCGACCGCATCGTCACCGGCGACACGGGCATCAAGGTCGAGCCGCCGTCGCGACCACGCGACACTGGCGGCGCGTTCGGGTTCATGCGGGGCGGTGTCTCCTCTGAGCGCCCGTCGGAGACGACCATCGAGAACATCGCGACGGCCATCCGTGAGACCAAGCGGGAGGGCGGGACGGTACTGGCCGTCTGTGGCCCCGCGGTCATCCACACGGGCGCCCGGGAGGACCTGGCGCGTCTGGTCCGGGAGGGGTACGTCGACATGCTCTCGGCCGGCAACGGCTTCGCCGTCCACGACATCGAGCGCGACCTCTACGGCACCTCGCTGGGCATGGACACCGAGAGCCTCGACCACCCCCGCCACGGCCACAAGCACCATATCTACGCCATCAGCGAGGTCATCCGCGAGGGCTCCATCGCAGCCGCTGTCGAGGCGGGCACCGTCGAATCAGGTGTGATGTACGAGTGCGTGGTCAACGACCGTCCGTTCGTCCTCGCGGGGTCGATTCGCGACGACGGCCCGTTGCCTGACACCATCACCGACGCCGTCGAGGCCCAGAACGCCATCCGCGAGCAGGCCCACGAGGCCGACATGGTCCTGATGCTCTCGACGCTGTTGCACTCCGTCGCGGTGGGGAACTGCCTGCCCTCGACGACGCGGGTCGTCTGCGTCGACATCAACCCCGCGACGGTGACGCAACTGCTCGACCGCGGGTCGGCACAGGCGGTGGGGATGGTCACCGACGTCGGCACGTTCGTTCCGATGCTGGCGGACAAACTCATCGAGGGCGCGCCTGGGACGTAG
- a CDS encoding CapA family protein, whose translation MSPTRRTVLATGLAGLGGCLGTASESQADCPLSVDTTARHRLGFVGDVMLGRGVDARWDDRVPTGVWGDVTERLRALDGLFLNLECCVSARGQRHPGRGYYFRAGPAWAVPALTGVGTSWAGLANNHLLDFGPVALADTLDHLADGEIPTAGAGPTRQAAFEPALVTVGDLEVAVVALTDQAPLYAARANSPGAAYVPLDPDNPLTRQWVGGALERARETDPDLVVASLHWGPNWDVDPSATQQAFAHWLVDHGVDVVHGHSAHVIQGVEVYRGRPIVYDAGDFVDDYLVKPDLHNDRSLLFELVVDDGTLRVLELVPVEIVDSSVTLADDEAAAWLRDRMRQISAPFDSTFTRAGAGLRLALSC comes from the coding sequence GTGTCTCCGACGCGCCGAACCGTTCTCGCGACAGGCCTCGCCGGCCTCGGCGGATGCCTGGGTACCGCCAGCGAGTCGCAGGCCGACTGTCCGCTCTCGGTCGACACGACAGCACGCCATCGGCTCGGCTTCGTCGGCGACGTGATGCTGGGTCGCGGCGTAGACGCACGGTGGGACGACCGCGTCCCGACCGGGGTGTGGGGTGACGTGACCGAGCGGTTGCGGGCCCTCGACGGCCTCTTTCTGAACCTCGAGTGCTGTGTCTCGGCCCGTGGTCAGCGCCATCCTGGACGGGGCTACTACTTCCGCGCCGGGCCAGCGTGGGCCGTCCCGGCGCTGACCGGCGTCGGGACCAGCTGGGCCGGGCTCGCGAACAACCACCTCCTCGACTTCGGTCCCGTCGCGCTGGCGGATACCCTCGACCACCTCGCCGACGGGGAGATACCGACCGCCGGCGCGGGCCCGACCCGGCAGGCCGCTTTCGAGCCGGCGCTCGTCACGGTCGGCGACCTCGAGGTCGCCGTCGTCGCGCTCACCGACCAGGCGCCGCTCTACGCCGCCCGCGCCAACAGTCCCGGGGCCGCCTACGTCCCCCTGGACCCCGACAACCCGCTGACCCGCCAGTGGGTCGGCGGCGCACTGGAGCGGGCCCGCGAGACCGACCCGGACCTGGTGGTCGCCTCGCTGCACTGGGGACCGAACTGGGACGTCGACCCGTCGGCGACCCAGCAGGCGTTCGCCCACTGGCTGGTCGACCACGGCGTCGACGTCGTCCACGGCCACAGCGCCCACGTCATCCAGGGCGTCGAGGTGTATCGGGGCCGCCCCATCGTCTACGACGCCGGCGACTTCGTCGACGACTACCTCGTGAAGCCGGACCTGCACAACGACCGGAGTCTCCTGTTCGAGCTGGTCGTCGACGACGGGACGCTGCGCGTGCTGGAACTGGTTCCAGTCGAGATCGTCGACTCGAGCGTGACCCTGGCCGACGACGAGGCAGCGGCGTGGCTCCGCGACCGGATGCGGCAGATCTCGGCGCCGTTCGACTCGACGTTCACCCGCGCGGGCGCCGGCCTCAGACTCGCGCTCTCTTGTTGA
- a CDS encoding SOS response-associated peptidase: MCGRYSLFAPPADIKERFGATFDFEFEPRYNAAPSQSLPVVASDADDTIQRMEWGLVPSWADDRSDHGYINARAETLSRKRSFADAYESRRCLVPADGFYEWTPRDDGEKQPYRVCLPDDAVFAMAGLYERWDPPQRQTGLGEFGSSGSGGGEDDVVETFTIVTTEPNETVADLHHRMAVVLAPDEEATWLHGSTEDAAALLDPYDGPMRTYPVSTAVNSPSNDSPAVIEAVEP; encoded by the coding sequence ATGTGTGGTCGTTACAGTCTGTTCGCCCCGCCCGCCGACATCAAGGAGCGGTTCGGCGCGACGTTCGACTTCGAGTTCGAGCCCCGGTACAACGCCGCACCGAGCCAGTCGCTCCCGGTCGTCGCCAGCGATGCCGACGACACCATCCAGCGGATGGAGTGGGGACTGGTCCCCTCGTGGGCCGACGACCGCTCGGACCACGGCTACATCAACGCCCGCGCCGAGACACTGTCGCGCAAGCGCTCGTTCGCCGACGCCTACGAATCGCGTCGCTGTCTCGTTCCCGCCGACGGGTTCTACGAGTGGACGCCGCGAGACGACGGCGAGAAACAGCCCTACCGGGTCTGTCTCCCCGACGATGCCGTCTTCGCGATGGCCGGCCTCTACGAACGGTGGGACCCCCCACAGCGCCAGACCGGCCTGGGCGAGTTCGGGTCGAGCGGTAGCGGTGGGGGAGAAGACGACGTCGTCGAGACGTTCACTATCGTCACCACCGAGCCAAACGAGACGGTCGCCGACCTCCACCACCGGATGGCTGTCGTACTCGCTCCCGACGAGGAGGCCACGTGGCTGCACGGCTCGACCGAGGACGCGGCTGCCCTGCTCGACCCCTACGACGGCCCGATGCGGACCTATCCGGTGTCGACGGCGGTCAACAGCCCCAGCAACGACTCCCCGGCGGTTATCGAGGCGGTCGAACCGTAG
- a CDS encoding aldo/keto reductase codes for METRTLGATGHESTVLTFGTIALKWLEQEGANQMVEHVLDYGVNHFDVAPMYGDAELKLGPKLRQYREDIFLGCKTQERGYEGARRKLALSLNRMGIETIDLYQVHGLEYEHELDEITADDGALSAFREAKDEGLVDHLGLTSHGDPALIKAAIERIDDLETVMFPLNPVVAAKDDAEHDYEGVLELAEEHDVGTLGIKAFAKGSWPPASERYEEDRPFANWYEPVSRPDEIRERFDFAAAQGLTTVVSSGDPKLVSMMLDAADRYDGMDEATQRSVVEAARHDDSPVPEQLHH; via the coding sequence ATGGAGACCCGCACACTAGGTGCGACCGGACACGAGAGCACCGTGCTGACGTTCGGCACAATCGCCCTCAAGTGGCTGGAACAAGAGGGCGCGAACCAGATGGTCGAACACGTGCTGGACTACGGTGTCAACCACTTCGACGTGGCGCCGATGTACGGCGACGCCGAGCTGAAGCTCGGCCCGAAGCTCCGCCAGTACCGCGAGGACATCTTCCTCGGGTGTAAGACCCAGGAGCGCGGCTACGAAGGAGCCCGGCGGAAACTCGCCCTGTCGCTGAACCGGATGGGCATCGAGACGATCGACCTCTACCAGGTCCACGGCCTCGAGTACGAACACGAACTCGACGAGATAACCGCCGACGACGGTGCGCTGTCGGCCTTCCGCGAGGCGAAGGACGAGGGTCTGGTCGACCACCTGGGGCTGACGAGCCACGGCGACCCGGCCCTCATCAAGGCCGCCATCGAGCGTATCGACGACCTGGAGACGGTGATGTTCCCGCTGAACCCGGTCGTCGCCGCGAAGGACGACGCAGAACACGACTACGAGGGCGTCCTGGAACTGGCCGAGGAGCACGACGTCGGCACGCTCGGTATCAAGGCGTTCGCGAAGGGGTCCTGGCCGCCTGCGTCGGAGCGCTACGAGGAGGACCGCCCGTTCGCGAACTGGTACGAACCCGTCTCACGACCCGACGAGATACGCGAGCGCTTCGACTTCGCGGCTGCGCAGGGGCTGACGACCGTCGTCTCGTCCGGCGACCCGAAGCTGGTCTCCATGATGCTGGACGCCGCCGACCGCTACGACGGGATGGACGAGGCGACCCAGCGGTCCGTCGTCGAGGCGGCCCGGCACGACGACAGCCCGGTCCCCGAGCAGCTCCACCACTGA
- a CDS encoding calcium/sodium antiporter — protein sequence MVLFDVLFVGVAIVALWFGADQFVTGASRVAKRLGIPGLVIGLTVVAFGTSAPEFAVTLDAAFSGQPDISVANVVGSNVINLGFILGGVALVQALATSQTLVRRDGLLLVVSTALLLGLVLDGRLGRLEGALLFVLLVGYLVVLVRLGSDRVTAAVDDSFGWLDAGRLVGGLALVVGGGHLLVLSAVDIAQAVGVSQWVIGITVVATGTSLPEFATSLAAARQGRMGLSAGNLVGSSLFNILGVLGLAALVTPLSVGPVAVESTAWLLGIVVLVTVLFYTDETLSRLEGGLLVALNGVNWALSLL from the coding sequence ATGGTCCTGTTCGACGTCCTGTTCGTCGGCGTGGCCATCGTGGCGCTGTGGTTCGGTGCCGACCAGTTCGTCACCGGTGCCTCACGGGTCGCGAAACGGCTCGGGATCCCGGGGCTGGTCATCGGCCTCACCGTCGTCGCCTTCGGGACCTCCGCGCCCGAGTTCGCGGTGACGCTCGACGCCGCGTTCTCCGGGCAGCCCGACATCTCCGTCGCGAACGTCGTCGGGTCGAACGTCATCAACCTCGGGTTCATCCTCGGTGGCGTCGCGCTGGTCCAGGCGCTGGCGACGTCCCAGACGCTCGTCCGCCGCGACGGGCTCTTACTCGTCGTCTCGACGGCGCTCCTACTGGGGCTCGTCCTCGACGGTCGTCTGGGTCGCCTCGAGGGCGCGCTGCTCTTCGTCCTGCTCGTGGGCTACCTCGTCGTCCTAGTGCGATTGGGTAGCGACCGGGTCACGGCGGCGGTCGACGACTCGTTCGGATGGCTGGACGCGGGCCGGCTCGTCGGCGGCCTGGCCCTGGTCGTCGGTGGCGGCCACCTCCTCGTGCTCTCGGCGGTGGACATCGCCCAGGCCGTCGGCGTCTCCCAGTGGGTCATCGGCATCACCGTCGTCGCCACCGGGACGTCGCTCCCGGAGTTCGCCACCTCGTTAGCGGCGGCCAGACAGGGCCGGATGGGACTCTCGGCCGGCAATCTCGTCGGCAGTTCGCTGTTCAACATCCTGGGCGTGCTGGGGCTGGCGGCGCTGGTCACGCCGCTCTCGGTCGGCCCCGTCGCCGTCGAGTCGACGGCGTGGCTACTCGGGATAGTGGTGCTGGTGACGGTGCTGTTCTACACCGACGAGACGCTCTCGCGACTCGAGGGCGGCCTACTGGTCGCGCTCAACGGCGTCAACTGGGCGCTGAGTCTGCTGTGA
- a CDS encoding translation initiation factor IF-2 subunit beta, with the protein MNYDDALDRAYDVLPDQPRESGERLKIPDPEGQTDGAFTRLTNLGAIADALSRDPQHLHRSIQREFGTNGQFDGREARYNGSFDTSDFQAAVDAYVAEYVTCSECGLPDTVLKTEDGVDMLRCQACGAFRPVSKGASKTQQQDRPTLEEGETYEVKITGTGREGDGVAEKGKYTIFVSGAQEGQVVNAYIESISGTLAFGRVQ; encoded by the coding sequence ATGAACTACGACGACGCGCTCGACAGAGCATACGACGTACTGCCGGACCAACCGCGGGAGAGCGGCGAACGGCTCAAGATTCCCGACCCGGAGGGACAGACGGACGGGGCCTTCACACGTCTGACGAACCTCGGGGCCATCGCCGACGCGCTCTCGCGTGACCCCCAGCACCTCCACCGCAGCATCCAGCGCGAGTTCGGGACCAACGGCCAGTTCGACGGGCGTGAGGCCCGCTACAACGGGTCGTTCGACACGTCGGACTTCCAGGCGGCCGTCGACGCCTACGTCGCCGAGTACGTCACCTGCTCGGAGTGTGGCCTCCCCGACACGGTCCTCAAGACCGAGGACGGCGTGGACATGCTCCGCTGTCAGGCCTGTGGGGCCTTCCGTCCGGTCTCGAAGGGCGCGAGCAAGACCCAACAGCAGGACCGACCCACCCTCGAAGAGGGCGAGACCTACGAGGTCAAGATCACCGGCACCGGCCGCGAGGGCGACGGCGTCGCCGAGAAGGGCAAGTACACCATCTTCGTCTCCGGCGCCCAGGAGGGCCAGGTCGTCAACGCCTACATCGAGAGCATCAGCGGCACGCTGGCGTTCGGTCGCGTCCAGTAA